A window of the Deltaproteobacteria bacterium genome harbors these coding sequences:
- a CDS encoding type II toxin-antitoxin system prevent-host-death family antitoxin gives MEAHTWAGFLNNPVKIMDKVCNGHAPAIVTRKNGEAVVIMSLSDYEALSETACLLRSPKNARRLLNSVACLES, from the coding sequence ATGGAAGCCCATACCTGGGCCGGATTCCTCAATAATCCGGTAAAAATCATGGACAAGGTCTGCAACGGCCACGCGCCCGCAATCGTCACCCGCAAAAACGGCGAGGCCGTGGTCATAATGAGCCTATCCGACTACGAGGCGCTTTCGGAAACCGCCTGTCTTCTGCGGAGCCCCAAAAACGCAAGAAGGCTTCTGAACTCCGTCGCTTGCCTTGAAAGCTGA